A stretch of Lactuca sativa cultivar Salinas chromosome 6, Lsat_Salinas_v11, whole genome shotgun sequence DNA encodes these proteins:
- the LOC111912056 gene encoding uncharacterized protein LOC111912056 encodes MVSGNIFHFRKNSWPPEEYINRTTLQLLDFDSGAPPEQAWRRKLNTHASILKEFSITFKEAIKMITLGIRLWSYVREEASHGRRAPIDPFNREGKPLASQGVPLGGMGSGSITRGFRGEFRQFQILPGTCEASPVMANQFSIFISREGGHKKYASVLSPGQHEGIGKCTDQGLSSWGWNLSGQHSTYHALFPRAWTVYDGEPDPELKVSCRQISPFLPHNYRDSSLPTSVFVYTLVNTGKERAQVSLLLTWANSIGGVSHLSGDHVNEPFIGKDGVSGVLLHHKTAKGNHPVTFAVAACETQNVNVTVLPSFGLSEGSNVTAKEMWGKMAQDGQFDQGNFNVGPTVPSSAGDANCAAVSASTWVEPNGKCTVAFAISWSSPKVKFMKGKSYHRRYTRYYGTSERAAENLVHDALTNYKRWEEEIEKWQNPILKNDKLPEWYKFTLFNELYFLVAGGTIWIDTPLPAADFVHDTTIKPKLTYDTNGDQNGINNNSFTYEDENFTTSSEEDELEPLNPDLDKESESDVGSFLYLEGVEYIMWCTYDVHFYASFALLALFPKIELSIQREFARAVLFEDQRKVKFLADGKCGIRKVKGAVPHDLGTHDPWHEMNAYNIHDTSKWKDLNPKFVLQVYRDFAATGDLSFGAEVFPAVCAAMAYMEQFDRDHDCLIENDGFPDQTYDAWTVHGVSAYCGCLWLAALQATAAMAAQLGDVVTAEGYKGKFVKAKAAFEAKLWNGSYFNYDSGSSGNSKSIQADQLAGQWYMAASGLGNLFDEGKIRSCLQKIYDFNVGKVGGGRMGAVNGMHPNGKVDESCMQSREVWAGVTYGVAATMIHAGMEEQGFATAEGIFTAGWSEDGFGYAFQTPEGWTMDGHFRSLVYMRPLAIWGMQWALNPVKVVLNAPSINMMDRRLHESEEDGQTSRNETGEGVRKMVHKGKCLVFPCTC; translated from the exons ATGGTTAGCGGGAATATTTTCCATTTTAGAAAGAATTCATGGCCGCCTGAGGAATATATAAATCGGACGACTCTGCAACTG CTTGATTTCGATAGTGGTGCACCTCCCGAACAAGCATGGAGAAGGAAGTTAAACACACATGCCAGTATTCTCAAGGAATTCAGTATTACTTTCAAAGAAGCAATAAAAATG ATTACCCTTGGTATACGTTTGTGGTCATATGTAAGAGAAGAAGCCTCCCATGGAAGG AGAGCACCCATTGATCCCTTCAATCGTGAAGGAAAACCATTAGCAAGCCAAGGGGTTCCTCTTGGTGGGATGGG AAGTGGCAGCATAACTAGAGGTTTTAGAGGAGAGTTCAGGCAATTCCAAATCCTCCCGGGTACATGTGAGGCTTCTCCTGTGATGGCCAATCAATTCTCT ATTTTTATATCGAGAGAAGGTGGCCACAAAAAATATGCATCAGTTTTATCCCCTGGTCAACACGAAGGGATAGG AAAATGTACAGATCAAGGTTTATCATCATGGGGATGGAATCTGAGTGGTCAACATTCTACATATCATGCATTGTTCCCACGTGCATGGACAGTTTATGATG GCGAACCAGACCCTGAACTAAAAGTTTCATGTCGCCAAATTTCACCATTTTTGCCTCATAATTATAGAGATAGTAGCCTTCCCACTTCTGTTTTTGTTTATACG TTGGTGAATACTGGGAAGGAAAGGGCACAAGTCAGCCTTCTTTTAACATGGGCA AACTCAATTGGAGGTGTCTCACATCTTTCAGGAGATCATGTGAATGAGCCTTTCAT AGGCAAAGATGGAGTATCTGGCGTGCTTCTACATCACAA AACAGCAAAAGGGAACCATCCTGTAACTTTTGCAGTGGCTGCCTGTGAAACCCAAAATGTCAATGTGACGGTTTTACCGAGTTTTGGTTTGTCAGAAGGAAGCAATGTTACTGCAAAAGAAATGTGGGGTAAAATGGCACag GATGGGCAATTTGATCAGGGGAATTTCAATGTGGGCCCCACAGTTCCTTCATCAGCTGGGGATGCAAATTGTGCAGCAGTGTCTGCTTCAACATGGGTTGAACCAAATGGGAAGTGCACTGTGGCATTTGCAATTTCATGGTCATCCCCCAAAGTTAAATTTATGAAGGGGAAATCGTATCACAG GAGGTATACTAGATACTATGGTACTTCTGAAAGGGCAGCTGAGAACTTGGTTCATGATGCTCTAACAA ATTACAAAAGGTGGGAAGAAGAGATCGAGAAATGGCAAAATCCAATCTTGAAAAATGACAAGTTACCTGAATG GTACAAATTTACATTATTCAACGAGCTCTACTTCTTGGTTGCTGGTGGCACAATCTGGATTG aCACACCACTACCAGCAGCCGACTTTGTGCATGACACCACAATTAAACCCAAATTAACATACGACACAAACGGTGATCAAAATGGTATCAACAACAACAGTTTCACATACGAAGACGAAAATTTCACAACTTCTAGTGAAGAAGACGAATTAGAACCTTTAAATCCAGATTTAGACAAAGAATCAGAATCAGACGTGGGAAGCTTTCTATATTTAGAAGGTGTAGAATACATAATGTGGTGCACATATGACGTCCACTTCTACGCATCCTTTGCCCTCCTGGCCCTCTTCCCAAAAATCGAACTCAGCATCCAACGCGAATTCGCGCGCGCAGTCCTCTTCGAAGACCAAAGAAAAGTCAAATTTTTAGCAGACGGAAAATGCGGGATCCGAAAAGTCAAAGGCGCGGTCCCACACGACCTCGGGACCCACGACCCGTGGCACGAAATGAACGCGTACAACATCCACGACACCTCCAAATGGAAagacctaaaccctaaattcgtcctCCAAGTCTACCGCGACTTTGCCGCCACCGGAGACTTATCCTTTGGGGCGGAGGTTTTTCCGGCGGTGTGCGCCGCCATGGCCTACATGGAACAGTTCGACCGCGACCACGATTGTTTGATCGAAAACGACGGTTTCCCGGATCAAACATACGACGCATGGACCGTCCACGGCGTCAGTGCGTACTGCGGTTGTCTCTGGCTGGCCGCGCTGCAAGCGACGGCGGCTATGGCGGCGCAGCTAGGTGACGTGGTGACCGCGGAAGGGTATAAAGGTAAATTTGTGAAAGCGAAAGCGGCGTTTGAAGCGAAGCTATGGAACGGGAGTTATTTTAATTATGATAGCGGGTCGAGTGGGAATAGTAAGTCGATTCAAGCGGATCAGTTAGCGGGGCAGTGGTATATGGCGGCTTCTGGGTTGGGGAATTTGTTTGATGAGGGGAAGATTAGGAGTTGTTTGCAGAAGATTTATGATTTTAATGTTGGGAAAGTTGGAGGAGGGAGGATGGGGGCTGTGAATGGGATGCATCCGAATGGGAAAGTGGATGAGAGTTGTATGCAGTCGAGGGAGGTGTGGGCCGGGGTTACTTATGGGGTTGCTGCTACTATGATTCATGCGGGAATGGAAGAACAGGGTTTTGCTACTGCTGAAGGGATTTTTACTGCTGGTTGGTCTGAAGATGGTTTTGG GTATGCGTTTCAGACACCGGAGGGGTGGACAATGGATGGGCATTTTCGGTCGCTTGTGTATATGAGGCCGCTTGCGATTTGGGGGATGCAATGGGCGTTGAATCCTGTAAAGGTGGTTTTGAATGCACCTTCGATTAATATGATGGACAGAAGACTACATGAATCAGAAGAAGATGGACAGACTTCGAGGAATGAGACAGGAGAGGGAGTTAGGAAGATGGTTCATAAAGGCAAGTGCTTGGTGTTTCCTTGTACTTGCTGA